In Mesorhizobium sp., one DNA window encodes the following:
- a CDS encoding sarcosine oxidase subunit delta: MLITCPYCGPRDVIEFTYQGDANRARPDLHSTDQAEWNAYTYDRVNTLADHAEYWQHSGGCRAHLKLVRSTLTHAISSVEFARPHAGHKPSSRRKPGAST, from the coding sequence ATGCTGATCACCTGTCCCTATTGCGGTCCGCGCGATGTCATCGAGTTCACCTACCAGGGGGACGCCAACCGTGCGCGCCCAGATCTCCACTCGACCGACCAGGCGGAGTGGAACGCCTACACCTATGACCGGGTGAACACGCTGGCCGACCACGCCGAATACTGGCAGCATTCCGGCGGCTGCCGGGCGCACCTGAAGCTGGTGCGCTCGACGCTGACGCACGCAATCTCCTCGGTCGAGTTCGCGCGGCCGCATGCCGGGCACAAGCCGTCGAGCCGCCGCAAGCCGGGAGCATCCACATGA
- a CDS encoding 2Fe-2S iron-sulfur cluster-binding protein → MSPRRANAPGRVDRSRSIRFSFDGRIFSGHPGETLASALMANGVTLFGRSFKYHRPRGLLTAGVDEPNALVTLVRGDIREPNLPATQIEIYDGLEAVSQNRFPSLSVDVGAVNQLGGKLLSAGFYYKTFMGPVVGPLKGTRFWMFCEPFIRRAAGLGRAGTAKDTARYERMNAFCEVLVVGSGPAGLKAAREAAGDGGRVILLEMDPLLGGSGRWSGGRIEGAAAAHWVEETVSGLRELPNVRLLPRTTAWGYYDGNTIAATERVADHKREPAKGEPRQRHWVIRARQVVLATGAFERPIVFPGNDRPGVMLASAAARYASDFGVLPGERIAVFANNDSAYANAALLREAGAAIVAIVDVRAISEDARRLASECGGELLAGHAVVATEGRKGLTGFKVQKFDATSGTLSGDPRAISADLLIVSGGWSPAIHLASQAGAGKAEWNERLQAFLPPKPAQDWVAVGTAAGDFSGGLGLDIAPAPVFEIRAGGKAFVDFQHDVTADDVRLAHREGFVSVEHLKRYTTLGMATDQGKTSNVPGLAIMAEASGKPIPEVGTTRFRAPFSPVSIGTIAAERIGDLRPDRLTPMHDWHVEQGAKMYPAGLWHRPAIYGAPGETVEQAYIRETKATRSAAGIVDVSTLGKIAVQGPDAAEFLDRVYTNLFSTLPVNKARYGLMLREDGFAYDDGTTWRLAEHDFLMTTTTANAGKVMQNLEYFLDVYWPDLKVTLTSVTDEWAGASIAGPCARDILASVVAGTAVDNESLPFMGIVRGEVAGVPVMICRLSFSGELAYEVYSGAGHGQQVWDALIEAGTPFGLVPYGLEALGTMRIEKGHVTGAEIDGRTTARDLYLDWMLSKKKPFIGSAMMDREGLIDENRIRLVGLVSLDGRPLNGGAHLVEHNDPAALRDSIGHITAVCFSPSLGKYIGLALVKGGKTRHGTRAYVSDPLRGRFGPVEIVSHHMFDPEGKRMHG, encoded by the coding sequence ATGAGCCCGCGCCGCGCCAACGCGCCGGGCCGCGTCGACCGCTCGCGTTCCATCCGCTTCTCGTTCGACGGCAGGATATTCAGCGGCCATCCGGGCGAGACGCTCGCCTCCGCCCTGATGGCGAACGGCGTCACGCTGTTCGGCCGCTCGTTCAAGTACCATCGCCCGCGCGGGCTCCTGACCGCCGGCGTGGACGAGCCCAACGCGCTGGTGACGCTGGTCCGCGGCGACATCCGCGAGCCGAACCTGCCGGCGACCCAGATCGAGATCTACGACGGCCTCGAAGCCGTCTCGCAGAACCGCTTCCCGTCGCTGTCGGTCGACGTCGGCGCGGTCAATCAGCTGGGCGGCAAGCTGCTTTCCGCCGGCTTCTACTACAAGACCTTCATGGGCCCGGTCGTCGGTCCGCTGAAGGGCACCCGCTTCTGGATGTTCTGCGAGCCCTTCATCCGCCGCGCCGCCGGCCTCGGCCGCGCCGGAACGGCGAAGGACACCGCCCGCTACGAGCGCATGAACGCCTTCTGCGAGGTGCTGGTCGTCGGCTCCGGCCCGGCAGGCCTGAAGGCTGCGCGCGAGGCCGCCGGCGACGGCGGTCGCGTCATCCTGCTCGAGATGGATCCGTTGCTGGGCGGGTCTGGTCGCTGGTCGGGCGGACGGATCGAGGGTGCGGCTGCCGCGCACTGGGTCGAGGAAACCGTTTCGGGCCTGCGCGAACTGCCCAATGTCCGCCTGCTGCCGCGCACCACCGCCTGGGGCTACTACGACGGCAACACGATCGCCGCGACCGAGCGCGTCGCCGATCACAAGCGCGAGCCGGCGAAGGGCGAGCCGCGCCAGCGCCACTGGGTGATCCGCGCAAGACAGGTGGTGCTTGCCACCGGCGCCTTCGAGCGGCCGATCGTCTTTCCGGGCAACGACCGACCGGGCGTCATGCTGGCCTCGGCCGCCGCGCGCTATGCGTCCGATTTCGGCGTCCTGCCCGGCGAACGGATCGCCGTCTTCGCAAACAATGACAGCGCCTATGCCAATGCCGCGCTGCTGCGCGAGGCGGGCGCGGCGATCGTCGCCATCGTCGACGTGCGTGCGATCTCCGAGGATGCACGGCGGCTGGCGTCCGAATGCGGCGGCGAGCTGCTCGCCGGACACGCCGTTGTGGCCACCGAGGGCCGCAAGGGCCTGACAGGCTTCAAGGTTCAGAAATTCGACGCGACGAGCGGAACGCTTTCGGGCGATCCGCGTGCGATCTCGGCCGACCTGCTTATCGTCTCCGGCGGCTGGTCGCCGGCGATCCATCTCGCCAGCCAGGCGGGTGCCGGCAAGGCGGAATGGAACGAGCGTCTGCAGGCCTTCCTGCCGCCGAAGCCGGCGCAGGACTGGGTGGCCGTCGGCACTGCGGCCGGCGATTTCTCCGGCGGCCTTGGCTTGGACATCGCGCCCGCTCCCGTGTTCGAGATCAGGGCCGGCGGCAAGGCCTTCGTCGACTTCCAGCACGACGTCACTGCCGACGACGTGCGGCTCGCCCACCGCGAAGGCTTCGTCTCGGTCGAGCATCTGAAGCGTTACACGACGCTCGGCATGGCGACCGACCAGGGCAAGACGTCGAACGTGCCCGGCCTCGCCATCATGGCCGAGGCCAGCGGCAAACCGATCCCGGAGGTCGGCACCACCCGCTTCCGCGCGCCGTTCTCTCCTGTCTCGATCGGAACGATCGCGGCCGAGCGCATCGGCGATCTGCGCCCCGACCGGCTGACGCCGATGCACGACTGGCATGTCGAGCAGGGAGCGAAGATGTATCCCGCCGGCCTTTGGCACCGCCCCGCGATCTACGGCGCGCCGGGCGAGACGGTCGAACAGGCCTATATCCGCGAAACGAAGGCGACCCGCTCGGCCGCCGGCATCGTCGACGTCTCGACGCTCGGCAAGATTGCGGTCCAGGGTCCGGATGCCGCGGAGTTCCTGGACCGGGTCTACACCAACCTGTTCTCGACCCTCCCCGTCAACAAGGCGCGCTACGGCCTCATGCTGCGAGAGGATGGATTCGCCTATGACGATGGCACGACCTGGCGTCTGGCCGAGCACGATTTCCTCATGACCACGACCACGGCCAATGCCGGCAAGGTCATGCAAAACCTCGAATATTTCCTCGACGTCTACTGGCCGGATCTCAAGGTGACGCTGACCTCCGTCACCGACGAATGGGCGGGCGCCTCGATTGCCGGACCGTGCGCCCGCGACATCCTCGCTTCTGTCGTCGCCGGCACCGCCGTCGACAACGAGTCTCTGCCCTTCATGGGCATCGTGCGCGGCGAGGTGGCTGGCGTGCCGGTGATGATCTGCCGCCTCTCCTTCTCGGGCGAGCTCGCCTACGAGGTCTATTCCGGCGCCGGCCACGGCCAGCAGGTCTGGGACGCCTTGATCGAGGCGGGCACGCCGTTCGGCCTGGTGCCCTATGGGCTCGAGGCGCTGGGCACGATGCGCATCGAGAAGGGCCACGTCACCGGCGCGGAGATCGACGGCCGCACCACCGCGCGCGATCTCTATCTCGACTGGATGCTGTCGAAGAAGAAGCCCTTCATCGGCTCGGCGATGATGGACCGCGAAGGCCTGATCGACGAGAACCGCATCCGCCTCGTCGGCCTCGTCTCGCTCGACGGCCGCCCGCTCAATGGCGGGGCGCACCTGGTCGAGCATAACGATCCGGCGGCATTGCGCGATTCGATCGGCCACATCACCGCCGTCTGCTTCTCGCCCTCGCTCGGCAAGTATATCGGGCTGGCGCTGGTGAAAGGCGGCAAGACGCGGCACGGCACCCGCGCCTATGTCTCCGATCCGCTGCGCGGCCGCTTCGGCCCGGTCGAAATCGTGAGCCATCACATGTTCGATCCCGAAGGGAAACGCATGCATGGTTGA